Part of the Sandaracinaceae bacterium genome, ACTCGATCGACCCCGCCGGCGCGCCCGTGGCGACGTCGTACAGGTAGACGCGCCCCACGCCGTCGGCGCTGCTCCCGCTGGTGTTCTGGTCGGCGCCGACCGCCAAGAGGTCTCCCCAGAACGCAACCGAGACGCCGAACTTGTCGCCCGTGGCGGGGCTCGTGATGCGCCGGCTGAGCCCGCTCATCAGATCGTGCAGCACCACGAACCCGGCCTGGCTGCCCCTCGAGGGCGCGCCGACCGCGAGCCAGCGCGCCGTGTCGTCCACCGCGAGTGACGAGCCGAAGACGTCGCCCATCACGGGCGGACCGTCCCGGCCGACCTCGGTGTCCGGTGTCCCGTCGAAGCCGAGCCGATAGACCGCGCCGACGTCCTCCTCCGCCGCGGGCGCGAAGCGGTAGGCGCCCACCGCGAGCTGGTCGGGCGCGAGCACCTCGACGCTGCCGCCGTAGAAGCCGCCGCCACCGCGCAGGGTGAAGACCTCCTCGCTGCGGGTGTCGAAGCGAAGTACCTCGTTCGCGCCGGGCCGGCCGGCGAAGACGTAGTCCTCCGAGAGCGCGACGTCGAAGCCCAGCTCCGCGCTGCCCGAGGACGCGATCGAGTAGCGCCCGACCTGGGCGAACCCGCTCGCCTCGAACAGATAGACCGCGCCCTCCGCCGAGGCGGCGCCATAGCTCGGCGCTCCGATGGCGATGGCGCGCCCGCGGAAGTCCACCGCGCGCCCGAACTCGCTGCCCACCGCCGTGGCGTCGCTCGGCACGAGGGTCGCGACGACCGGCAGCTCCATGCCCGTCCCGCCGTCTCCGCCCGCGTCCACGCCGGCGTCACCGTTCTCTCCGCCGTCCGTCCGGTCTCCGTCTCCGGCGTCCCGATCGACGGCGCCGTCGGGGCTCGCGCTGGATCGACATCGTCCGGCCACGCAGGACCAGCCCTCCGGGCACTCGCCGGCCGAGTCGCTGGCGCAGCGGTACTGCCCCTCCGGCAGGGTCGCGGTGCACGCGAAGAGCAGGCACGCCGAGAGTGAGATCCACGCGCGCATCAGAACCGCCCCCTGAGCTGGACGGTCCCCGGACCGAACGCGACCTCGGCTTCTCCCCCGCCAGCGCTGGCCCAGAGGGCCACGCCGATCCCCGCCGCGGCGAGCCCGACCGCCAGGGCCGCGATGCCGACTCCGGAGAGGGCGGGCGCCCGCTCGTGCGCGTCCCTCACGCTCGGCCAGTCGGTCGCGCTCATCACCGCGTCGATGTCCGCGAGCGCTACCCCGAGGAGGATGGCGCCGCCCACGACGAGGGCGCCGCCGCCGACGGTGAGCGTGATCCCCGCGACGGGAGACGATCCCGCCGCGGTCGGCGGTTCCGTCATCGCGTCGCCTCCGGGGTCTGGACCGAGCTCGGGCTCGGGATCGCCGAGCGCTGGCTGCTCCCGCTCGAGCGCGGTCTGGAGAGCGCGGATGCGCGCCTCGACCGCCTCTCGGTCTTCGGCCCCCGGCCGCGCGCTCAGGTAGGCCCGAAAGCTCGCGAGCGCCTCCGCGTCCTGTCGAAGACGGTCCTGCACGGTGGCGATGTTGTAGAGCAGGTCCGGCTCGCCGGTCATGTCGTAGCAGCGCTGGAAGTGCTCGAGCGCCTCGCCGAAGCGGCCTTGCTCGAAGGCCTCACGCCCCATCGCGAATTCCGCGCGCGCGTCGAAGGTCACCTGCGCCATCGCGGACGTCGGGAACGACACGGCGAGGACCATCCAGAACGCGAGCGCTCGACTCATGGCGCGATCATACCCGACACCTCGTCCGCTGCGCCCACCGATGCCGGCTGTGGTACCTTCCACGCGATGCACGGCACCGGTCCCCAGCCACGCTGGCTCGCGTCGTTGGCCGCGCTCAGCGTCGCGTCGTTGGCCGCGCTCACCGCCTGCGGACCGCAGCCGACCCTTCCCGAGGGGGCGCTGGCGCCGATCAAGGTCGGCGTCGTCACCTCGCTCACGGGCACCCTCGGGACCGACGGACCGGGCTGGGCGAACTCGGCGCGCGTGGCGGCCCGCGAGGTGAACGCGGCGGGCGGACCGATCGACGGTCGCCCGATCGAGCTCGTCGTGGTCGACGACGAGACGAACCCGGGGCGCGCCGAGGCCATCGCCACGCGCCTCGTGAACGAGGACGAGGTCGTCGCGGTGATCGGCGCGGCCGCGAGCAGCATCACGCTCGGCCTCGCCGCGGTGACCGGCCCGGCGCAGATCCCGCAGGTCTCCTGCTGCTCGACGTCGGACCTCATCACCTCGCGCGCGATGGGGCTGCCGGAGGAGGAGCGCTTCCTCTTCCGCACCGCGCCCTCGGACATCCTGCAGGCGAAGGTCGTCTCCATCGCGGCCACGCAGCTCGCGTGCTCCAGCCTCGCCGTCCTGCACCTCGACGACAGCTACGGCCAGCCCTTCGGGGACGCGATCGTCAGCGAGTTCCGCTCGGGCGGCGGCATCATCGCGGCGCAGGTGCCGTTCGCGGACGAGCAGGCGAGCTACACCGCGGAGCTGACGATGATCCGCGACGCGATGCCCGGCTGCATCGCCCTGGTCGCGTTCCCCGGCTCGGCGGGCACCATCGTGCAGAACTGGGCGTCGCTCAGCGGCACGCCCGACGTGACCTGGATCGGGACCGACGGCGTGCGCGCGCCCGGCCTCGTCGAGCAGGTGGGCGACCCCGCGCTCATCGACGGATTCTTCGGCACCTCGCCCGTCACGGACGGCTCCACCCGCGAGTACAACGCCTTCCGGGACCGCTACCGCGCGTTCTACGGCGAGGACCCGATCCCGTTCTCGTCCAACCAGTACGACGCGGTCGCGCTCCTCTCGCTCGCCATCGCGCGCGCCGGCACCACGGACGGAGTCGCGGTGCGGGACGCGCTGCGCGAGGTGGCGGGCGCGCCTTCGGACCCGGGCGGCCTGATCCTCCCGGGGCAGCTCGCCGAGGGCCTCGCCGAGGTCCGCGACGGCATCGACATCGACTACCAGGGCGCGAGCGGCAACGTGGACTTCGACGCGCTCGGCAACGTCGTCACCTCCTACGAGATCTGGCGCTACGACGCGCCCGGCTCGACCGCCAGCTGCGACGGTCCCCGCTCCGTGGTCCCGGGCGGCGGCGGCGCGTTCTGCCGTTTCCGCACCCTCAACGCGGAGGAGATCCGATGAGGGCCCTCTCGGCGCTCCTCACCTCGGCCCTGCTCGTCGCGTGCGCGCCCGAGCCCGTCGCGGTGGATCTCGGCTTCCCGCGCGAGGAGAACTTCCTCTTCACCGAGTCCGGCCGACTCGTCGTCTACGAGACCTCGGCGGATCTGGGCGCCTGCCCCGCGATCTTCGAGCGCATCGAGGCCGGTGACTTCGGCGACCCGGTCATCGACAGCGACTGGCGCCCGATCTGCGAGCTGCGCGACGGGCTCCGCTTCGCCGCCCCCGAGGGCCCGCACGCCTACGTCGCGCTCGGACGCGACGGCTCCAACCAGATCATCCTCAGCGGCTGCCGGGTCGCCGAGGCCTTCGCCGACGCGCCGGCGATCGAGGTGGAGCTCTACCCGACCGACGACTACGCGTCCTCGACGGATGGGCGCACGCCCGGCTGCGCGAACGCTCAGGACAAGTGCACGCGAGGTTGCCTGTGATGCGCGCCCTCCCCTGCGCGCTGATCGGCGCGCTCGCGTTCACCTTCGCCGCGGCCCCCGCGCTGGCCCAGACGGAGCTCGAGCAGGCGGAGAGCGCCTACCTGGAGGTCGACTTCGAGAGCACCCGGGACCACGCGCTCGAGGCGCTCCGCGAAGGAGGGCACCCGCCGGAGGAGCTCGTCCGCATCTACCAGCTCCTCGGGACCGCCTCGTCCCTCATGGGCGAGGAGGACGCGGCGCGCGACTACTTCGTGCGCATGCTCGGCATCGACCGTGACGCCCAGCTCGACGAGAGCGTCCCGCCGCGGGCCCGCAACCCGTATCTCGAGGCGCGGGGCATCTGGGCCGCGCGCCAGGGGCGCCTCTCGATCTCCACCGGCCTCGACCGGGCCAGCTCCGCCGTGCGGGTCGAGCTGCGCGACCCGACCGACATGGCGCGTCGGGTCCGCCTCGCCGCGCGGCTGGAGGGCCAGGCGGAGTACAACCAGCAGGAGTACCAGTCGCAGTCCGTGCTCGCGGTGCCCGTAGAGGGCGCGGCCGAGGCCGATCGCGTCGAGTACTACGTCGAGATCGTCGACATGCACGGCAACGTGCTGCTCGCCGAGGGCTCCCCCTTCGCCCCGCGCGTCGTCGGGCGCGTCCCGAGCGGCGGCGGGGGCGCCGAGGGGGAAGGCGGCGGCGGCCGGGTCACCTTCTTCGAGGAGCCGCTCTTCTGGATCCTCGTCGGCGTCGGCGTGCTCGCGGCCGGCGCCGTCACCGCCGCGGTCATCGTCGACCAGCGCAGCTCCGTCGCGCTCCAGACCGGCATCTCCTTCGGCGTCGACTGACCCGGATCAGACCGTGACGCCGGTGAACTTCTCGGCGACCCAGCGGCGGAATTTCGGGAGGACGAGGCGGTCGAGGAGCGGGAGGAAGCTGCGCTCCACGCGGTCCTCGCGCGCGATGTCGGCGAACGCGCGCACGCCGCAGTCGTTGGCCGCGAGCACGTAGGGCATGACCTCGGTGCGGCCCTCGTCGAACGCGTCGAAGAGGAGCGAGACCTTCAGGTAGGCGGCGGAGATGTCCGCGAAGCCCGGGCGCACGCCGCGCAGGTAGCGGGTGAAGGGCTCGGCGATCACCCGGCGCTCGGGCTGGTCCTCGAGCCCGTGCGCGGCGAGCTGCTGGGCGAGGAACGCGCTCGCCGACGGCCGCGGATCCATCTTCTCGCGCCGCTCGCGCTCGTAGCCCTCGGCCACCACCACCAGGGCCGAGTCGAGCCCTCCGAGCCCGCGCGCGATCTCGGAGAGGACCTCGTCGGGCAGCGAGAAGAAGGGCAGCACGATCAGGTGCGCGCGCGAGGCGACCCCGCAGTGCAGCGCGTGGCGCCCGCTGCGGTTGCCCATCATCTCGAGCAGGTAGACGCGCTTGTGCGTGTAGCCGTCCTCGTAGAGCCCGCGCGCGATCTTCGCCCCCGCCTCGACACCGGTCAGGAAGCCGATCGCGCGGTCCCCCGTCAGGTCGTTGTCGATGGACACGTTCACGAAGCCCGTCCGGGGCCGCTCCCCCTCGAACGCCTCCATCCACGCGCGCGCGCCCTCGAGCGTGCCGTTGCCGCCCACCGCGATGAGGTGCGTGAAGCCCTGCTTCCGGAAGACCTTCGCCGCCTCTCTCCGCCGCGCCTCGTCGCGGAAGCCCTGGTAGCGCTCGCTCCGGAAGTCGCTCCCGGGGTCCTGCACGCGCCGGCCCATCGAGCGCGCGGGGATGCCCTCGGCGAGCAGGCGGTAGCGCTCCTTTCGCCCGACGGTGAGTCGCTCGAACGCGAGCTCCGCCGTGGCGTCCTTCGTCAGTGACCGGAAGCCCTGCGTCGCGGCCCACAGCTCGTAGCCGCGCCGCTCGCACTCCTCCGTGATGGCGACCGCCACCGACGAGTATCCGGGCGCGTTGCCGCCGTCGAACACCGCGAGGAGCCGCCGCTCGCCTCGGGGCGCCTTGCTCGGTCGAAGAAAAGGCTCGGCCATGCCCGAGCGTAGCTCAGACACGAGTCACGCGCTGGACGGCCACAGAGCGTGACCCGAGACATTCCTCATACCGTGACCCTGACGAATCGATCCGGAGTCCGAACGTGGCTATCCTGTGATCACCCTGGATCCACTATCTTGTCCCCGTTTTTCGGCAGTGATACCGTCTTCGCCCAATCCTTGCAGGATTCGGGCGTGAGCAGGGTCGACGTAGACGTGTTCGTCGCGAGCCAGACGCATGTGCGAAAGGATCAACCTCCCCCAACGCCTGGGAGGGGCTGAACAGGCATGGCCATGGTCCGGCTGACCGACATCGTCGAGAAGGTGCGCAGCTATCATCCGGCCGCGGACGTCGACCTCATCAACAAGGCCTACGTCTACTCGGCCAAGGCGCACGACGGGCAGATGCGGAAGTCGGGCGACCCCTACTTCATCCACCCCGTCTCGGTGGCGCACATCATCGCGGACATGCGCCTCGACCCGGCCAGCGTGTGCGCGGCGCTCCTGCACGACGTGGTCGAGGACACGGCGGCCACCAACGAGGAGATGGTGTCCCTCTTCGGCGAGGAGGTGGCCTTCCTCGTCGATGGCGTGACCAAGCTCGGCCGGATCAACTTCACCTGCAAGGAAGACCAGCAGGCGGAGAGCTTCCGCAAGATGCTCGTCGCGATGGCGCGCGACATCCGCGTGCTGCTGGTGAAGCTCGCCGACCGGCTCGACAACATGCGCACCCTCCAGCACATGAAGCCGGAGAAGCAGGAGCGCATCGCCCAGGAGACGCTCGACATCTACGCCCCGCTCGCGGGTCGGCTCGGCATCTACTGGCTGAAGAGCGAGCTCGAGGATCTGAGCTTCCGCTACCTCCACCCCGAGGGCTACGGGGAGATCAGCCGCAAGGCCAAGCGCGCCGCGCGCGACCGCGACAAGTACATCCAGGACGTCACCAAGCGCCTGCAGAAGATGCTCATCGAGCGCGGCTTCGCGGCCGAGGTCGGCGGCCGGATCAAGCACAAGTACTCGATCTGGCGGAAGATGCGTCAGAACAACTGCGAGTTCGAGCAGGTCCACGACTTCGTCGCCTTCCGCGTGATCATGGAGACCGTCGCGGACTGCTACGCGGCGCTCGGCGTGGTGCACTCGCAGTGGACGCCCATCCCGGGGCGCTTCAAGGACTACATCGCGCTCCCGAAGCCGAACATGTACCAGTCGCTCCACACGACGGTCATCGGCCCGGGCCAGCGCCGCATCGAGGTGCAGATCCGCACCCAGGAGATGCACCGCACGGCCGAGCTCGGCATCGCCGCGCACTGGAAGTACAAGGAGAAGACGGGCGGGCTGGACGCGAAAGACGCAGCGCAGTTTGCGTGGCTGCGACAGCTCATGGAGTTCCAGCAGGAGGTCTCGGACCCCGCGGAGTTCCTCGACTCGGTGAAGGTCGATCTCTTCAACGACGAGGTCTACGTCTTCACCCCGGCCGGCGAGCTGAAGGTCTTCCCGCGGGGCGCGACCCCGGTCGACTTCGCCTACGCGATCCACTCCGAGGTCGGCGAGCACTGCGCGGGCGCGCGGGTCAACGGGGCCATCGTCCCGCTCCGCTACAAGCTCCACAACGGCGACACGATCGAGATCATCACCAGCCCGCAGCAGGCGCCCAACAAGGACTGGCTCGACTTCGTCGCCACCGGGCGCGCCCGCTCGCGCATCCGGGCCTTCATCCGCGAGGAGGAGCGCAAGAGCGCCATCAAGCTCGGCCGCGAGCTGGTCGAGCGCGCGTTCCACAAGCACGACCACTCCTTCTCCCGCTGGCTCAAGGGCAAGGACACGGGCGCGGTCGCGCGCGGCTTCGAGGTGGACACCACGGACGAGCTCTTCGCGCAGGTCGGCTACGGCAAGGCCAGCGCGCAGGAGGTCTACGACCGCGCCGTGCCGGCCGGGGACGAGGCGGCGCGCGAGTCGCTGCGGCCGAGCTTCTTCGAGAAGACCGTCCGCAAGGTCACGGGCAAGGACAAGACGAACGGCGGCATCCGCATCGCGGACGTCGACGACGTGCTCGTGCGCTTCGCCAAGTGCTGTAACCCCCTGCCGGGCGACCCGATCACGGGGTGGATCACGCGCGGGCGCGGCGTGACCGTGCACCGCCGCGGCTGCGCCAAGGCGATGGAGCTCGACCCGGAGCGCCGCCTCGAGGTCAGCTGGTCCGACGCGATCAAGGTCGACCGCCCCGTCGCGCTCCGCATCGCCACCGCGGATCGGCCCGGCATCCTGGCCAACGTCAGCGCCGCGTTCACCGAGATCGGCGTGAACATCCAGGAGGCGAACTGTCGGGTCGGCGAGGACGGCTCGGCCGTCAACCACTTCCAGTTCACCGTCAGCGACGTCGCCAAGCTCCGCACGCTCATGCGGCGGATCAGCCAGATCGAAGGCGTCTACGACGTCGAGCGGGCGTGAGCTTCGACGCCGAGCTCCGGCGTCACCTCCGAGACCACGGGGTGACGCTGGCGCAGCTCGAGGCGTCGGTCAGGCTGGAGGGAGAGGGCGCGCGGGCCGACCGCGTGATGATCGAGCGGGCGCCCCACGCATGCGTCGAGGGTCTGCGTCTCCTCCTGGGCGTGCCCGAGAGCCCCTGGATCACGCGGACCCTCGCCACCTGTGACGCGCTGGCGCTCCCGCTGATCGCGGGCTGGGACCGGACACGCGGGTGCCTGAAGCTCTACGTCAACGCGTCGGACGCCCCTGCGTCGGTGCGCCGAGAGGTCGCGGCGCGAGCCGAGCTCGACGGCGCGCCGCACGTGCTCGGCCTCAACCTCTTCGCAGGCGGGCAGGTCGAGCTGAAGCGCTATCTGCAGGCGCGCGACGCCGAGGGTCCCGCGCGGCGCCTGGTAGAGGCGGCGGGGGCGCTCTCGGCGGGCGTCGTCACCAGCCTCTACGCGGACGGCTCCCCGCACGCGTATTTCGTCGCGCTGCGGCCCGCCTCTCCGGACGCGCTCGACGCCGCGTTCGGGTTCCTGCCCGGCTTCTCCTGGGACGCGATCCGCGCACACGCGCCCTTCGAGCCCGCGTCCCCGCGCTCGATCGGGGTCTCCGCCGCGGACACGGACCGGTGGACGGCCTACGTGAAGCCCCGCGACGCCGACGCGCCCGCCCTCTGGTCGCTCGAGCCGGTGGTCGTGGTGCGCGCGGGAGAGACCGAGCTGGCGTTCTTCGTCGCGCCCGACGTGGAGGGCGCCCGCGCCTACGCTCGGCGCGGCGGCCGCGCGCTCTCGTACCGCAGCCACGGCCCCCCGCCCGCGCCGGCTTCCCTCGAAGGGCTCCTCGACTGGGCGCTCGGGCTCCTCGAAGACGACCCGCCCCCGGCCCCGCCTCCGCCCTGGCGCCTTCAGCGAGGGCGGAGCTCGTCGGCGCCGTAGAGCTCGACGTAGCCGCGGCGCACGCCGAAGCAGCGCGGTCGGAGCGCGCAGCCCTGGCAGGGATCGGGGTGAGACGTCTCGCCGTCGCCGTAGCCCTCGGGGACCTCGGCGATGGCGAAGGCGTCGAGGAGATCCTCGGGCGCGAGGCAGAGCGGCACGCCGCACATGGAGTCGAAGCCGCTCAGCCGGACCCCGAGGCGCGCGGCGGCGCGTACGCCGTCGGCGAGCCCGGGCATGACCTCTCCGTAGCGTGGGATCAGGGCCGTCGTGCGCGGGACCATGTCGGTCGACGGCGCGACGAAGGAGACGTTGATCTCCGCGCCTGGCCAGCGGGCCGCGACCGCCTCGACGTAGCCGGGGAAGGCGTCGACGTTGGCGCGGTGGAAGACGTAGCTGAGCCGGAGCCGGAGGCCGGCGCGCTGGATCGCGTCGAGCCCCTCCAAGGTCTGGGTGAAGGTGCCCGGCGCGCCCGTGATCGCGTCGGAGCGCGCGGCCTCCATCGCGTGCAACGAGACATGCATGATGTCGACGCCTGCGTCACGGAGCGTCGCGGCCAGCGCGTCGTCGACGCGGGTCGCGTTGGTCTGCACCTCGACGAGCGGGGCGCCCTCCGCCTTGGCCAGCTCCACGAAGCGCGTGAGGCGTGGGTGCAGGGTCGGCTCGCCGCCCGAGAGCGCGATGGCCGCGCCGCCGCTCGCCGCCTCCGTGATGGCGCGCTCCACGTCCGCGTCGGGCGCGCGGGGCAGGTGGGTGGAGACGAAGCAGAACTCGCAGGACTGGTTGCACGCGAAGACGATCCGGACCGTGCGCACGCGCTGCGCGGGGGCGCCTGGCGCGCGCATGATCTCGTCCTGGTAGAGCTCGCGCGCGACCTGGGCCTCGGGGGTGGAGATCAGGCTCAGCCGACGGCGCACCCGGTCGGCGTCGATCGGCCGCAGCGCCTGGTCCACCAAGACCTGGTCCAGCTCGCTCCCTTCGGGCACGCCCGGGCATCGGTCCGCGACCTGACAGCCGCCGCAGGCCGCGCGCTGCGCGAAGCCCGGTCGCGTCCGACCGCCCGGGGTGAGCGAGAACAGGTGCGCGTGGCGCGCGGGGTGCGCCAGGAGACAAGGGGGCAAGCTCGCGTGCGGGTCGAGGGTGAGCGAGAGGTCCACCCGCCGCGCCGCGTCGGCCACGCGCTCGAGGACCGTGGCCGCCTCGGGGAGCGGGAGCAGGGTGACGCGATCGGGCGCGTCCGTGGGCACCCCGACGCGCAGCGCGGCGATGGGGAGCGCGCGGAGCTGCGCGGGCAGGCGCGGGAGCGTCTCGGCGTTGGCCCGCACGATCGGCGCGCTCGCCTCCACCCGGAGGCCGGCCGCGGCGAGCGCCTCCACGCCGCGTCGCGTGGCCTCGTGTCCGCCCGGGTCCCGGGTGATCGCGTCGAGCGCCTCGCCCCAAGCCGGCAGGTGCACGCGCGCGGTGTCGAGCCCGGCCTCGGCCAGCGCCCGGGCGCGCCCGAGGTCGATCAGCGCGGCGTTGGTCTCCAGCTCCACGACCGTCGCGCGCGCCCTGGCGCGCCGGACCAGCGCGACGAGGTCTCGGCGCAGGGTCGGCTCGCCTCCCGTGAGCACCAGCGTCTCCGCGTCCGCCGCGTCGATGCGCGCCTCCACCGCGCTGCGCGCCACGAAGTCGGGCCGCTCGCGCGGCGCCCGCCGATCGCAGAAGGCGCAGTTCTGGTTGCAGGTCTCGTTCGTGTAGACCCGCGCCGTGTGGGCAATTCGCTCTTCAGCCAAGGCCGGCCTCGCGCGCGAGCTCGTGTCGGAGGGCGGGGAAGTCCCGCTCGAAGCGCGCCGCGAACGCCTCCGGTCGGCGCACGTCGGCCCACGCGTCGACGCACGCGCGCGTGAGCCGCTCCTCGAAGAAGCGCGCCGCGCCCTCGGCCCGGCCTCGACGCAGCGCCGCGCGCGCCAGCCGGCGGAGCTCCGACATCTGCGAGGTCGGCACGCGGTGCATCGCGAGGGCGTGCATGCCCACGTCGTGGCCGAGCGCGTGGAAGTGGTTGTGCAGGTACGCGCGCGTCACGCCCGGGACCGGCAAGCGCCTCGACGCGGCGCCGAGCGCGCGCCCCAGCCGGCCGTCGATGTTGACCGGGATCACCCCGCGCGAGAGCCGGCGCAGCCAGCCGCGCGGGGAGAAGATCGGCCAGCGGAGCCGGACCAGCTCGGGCTCGAGGCCGCCGAGCGCGCCGAGTCTTCGGCGGCGCCGCTGAAAGGAGGCGGGTAGCGGCACGGTGGAGACGCGGTGGTCGGCGTCGATCGCGAAGCCGAGGTCGCTGAGGTACGCCGCCATGCGCGCGTCCTCCCGGAACGGGGCCGGCGCGTACATCAAGAGCTCCTGGTCGCGCACGACGACGGGGAAGCGCACGGAGGGCACGTCGTCTCCGGGGAGCGAGACCGCCTCGAGCGGCGCCCCGTAGTGGCGCGCGAACGCGTCGACGGTCGCCGCGAGCGCGGCGTCTCCCAGCAGCGCCTTCGCGTTGGACGCCGTGAGCGGGGTCGGCTGCGGCGGCTCGCTGCGGACCGCGTGGCGGAGGGTCGCGAGCGCCTCGTCCATCGCCTCGCGCGCGTCGGCCAGCCGCGGGCGCGCGGACTCCGGGTGGGCACCCTCGAGCCGCCAGTCGACCGCCCCGTCGCGCTCGACCGAGCGGAGCACGAGGTCCTCCGCGCTCGCCGTCACCGCGAAGCCGTTGTCGTCCGAGGTGACGCGGGTGCCGGTGAGCGACAGGCCCAGCCGTGGGGCGAGCGTCGCTTCGAAGCGATCGAACGCCGCCTCGATCGCCTGGGTCCGCATGGCTCGCAGTCTATACTGCGGCCCGTGGGCTCTCACGCGGCACAGATCCGAGCGCGCGGCTACGCGGTGTTCGAGGGCCTCCTCGATCCGGGGGAGACCGCGACCCTGCGCCG contains:
- a CDS encoding tetratricopeptide repeat protein; amino-acid sequence: MSRALAFWMVLAVSFPTSAMAQVTFDARAEFAMGREAFEQGRFGEALEHFQRCYDMTGEPDLLYNIATVQDRLRQDAEALASFRAYLSARPGAEDREAVEARIRALQTALEREQPALGDPEPELGPDPGGDAMTEPPTAAGSSPVAGITLTVGGGALVVGGAILLGVALADIDAVMSATDWPSVRDAHERAPALSGVGIAALAVGLAAAGIGVALWASAGGGEAEVAFGPGTVQLRGRF
- a CDS encoding ABC transporter substrate-binding protein codes for the protein MHGTGPQPRWLASLAALSVASLAALTACGPQPTLPEGALAPIKVGVVTSLTGTLGTDGPGWANSARVAAREVNAAGGPIDGRPIELVVVDDETNPGRAEAIATRLVNEDEVVAVIGAAASSITLGLAAVTGPAQIPQVSCCSTSDLITSRAMGLPEEERFLFRTAPSDILQAKVVSIAATQLACSSLAVLHLDDSYGQPFGDAIVSEFRSGGGIIAAQVPFADEQASYTAELTMIRDAMPGCIALVAFPGSAGTIVQNWASLSGTPDVTWIGTDGVRAPGLVEQVGDPALIDGFFGTSPVTDGSTREYNAFRDRYRAFYGEDPIPFSSNQYDAVALLSLAIARAGTTDGVAVRDALREVAGAPSDPGGLILPGQLAEGLAEVRDGIDIDYQGASGNVDFDALGNVVTSYEIWRYDAPGSTASCDGPRSVVPGGGGAFCRFRTLNAEEIR
- a CDS encoding 6-phosphofructokinase; amino-acid sequence: MAEPFLRPSKAPRGERRLLAVFDGGNAPGYSSVAVAITEECERRGYELWAATQGFRSLTKDATAELAFERLTVGRKERYRLLAEGIPARSMGRRVQDPGSDFRSERYQGFRDEARRREAAKVFRKQGFTHLIAVGGNGTLEGARAWMEAFEGERPRTGFVNVSIDNDLTGDRAIGFLTGVEAGAKIARGLYEDGYTHKRVYLLEMMGNRSGRHALHCGVASRAHLIVLPFFSLPDEVLSEIARGLGGLDSALVVVAEGYERERREKMDPRPSASAFLAQQLAAHGLEDQPERRVIAEPFTRYLRGVRPGFADISAAYLKVSLLFDAFDEGRTEVMPYVLAANDCGVRAFADIAREDRVERSFLPLLDRLVLPKFRRWVAEKFTGVTV
- a CDS encoding bifunctional (p)ppGpp synthetase/guanosine-3',5'-bis(diphosphate) 3'-pyrophosphohydrolase, which produces MAMVRLTDIVEKVRSYHPAADVDLINKAYVYSAKAHDGQMRKSGDPYFIHPVSVAHIIADMRLDPASVCAALLHDVVEDTAATNEEMVSLFGEEVAFLVDGVTKLGRINFTCKEDQQAESFRKMLVAMARDIRVLLVKLADRLDNMRTLQHMKPEKQERIAQETLDIYAPLAGRLGIYWLKSELEDLSFRYLHPEGYGEISRKAKRAARDRDKYIQDVTKRLQKMLIERGFAAEVGGRIKHKYSIWRKMRQNNCEFEQVHDFVAFRVIMETVADCYAALGVVHSQWTPIPGRFKDYIALPKPNMYQSLHTTVIGPGQRRIEVQIRTQEMHRTAELGIAAHWKYKEKTGGLDAKDAAQFAWLRQLMEFQQEVSDPAEFLDSVKVDLFNDEVYVFTPAGELKVFPRGATPVDFAYAIHSEVGEHCAGARVNGAIVPLRYKLHNGDTIEIITSPQQAPNKDWLDFVATGRARSRIRAFIREEERKSAIKLGRELVERAFHKHDHSFSRWLKGKDTGAVARGFEVDTTDELFAQVGYGKASAQEVYDRAVPAGDEAARESLRPSFFEKTVRKVTGKDKTNGGIRIADVDDVLVRFAKCCNPLPGDPITGWITRGRGVTVHRRGCAKAMELDPERRLEVSWSDAIKVDRPVALRIATADRPGILANVSAAFTEIGVNIQEANCRVGEDGSAVNHFQFTVSDVAKLRTLMRRISQIEGVYDVERA
- a CDS encoding radical SAM protein, which codes for MAEERIAHTARVYTNETCNQNCAFCDRRAPRERPDFVARSAVEARIDAADAETLVLTGGEPTLRRDLVALVRRARARATVVELETNAALIDLGRARALAEAGLDTARVHLPAWGEALDAITRDPGGHEATRRGVEALAAAGLRVEASAPIVRANAETLPRLPAQLRALPIAALRVGVPTDAPDRVTLLPLPEAATVLERVADAARRVDLSLTLDPHASLPPCLLAHPARHAHLFSLTPGGRTRPGFAQRAACGGCQVADRCPGVPEGSELDQVLVDQALRPIDADRVRRRLSLISTPEAQVARELYQDEIMRAPGAPAQRVRTVRIVFACNQSCEFCFVSTHLPRAPDADVERAITEAASGGAAIALSGGEPTLHPRLTRFVELAKAEGAPLVEVQTNATRVDDALAATLRDAGVDIMHVSLHAMEAARSDAITGAPGTFTQTLEGLDAIQRAGLRLRLSYVFHRANVDAFPGYVEAVAARWPGAEINVSFVAPSTDMVPRTTALIPRYGEVMPGLADGVRAAARLGVRLSGFDSMCGVPLCLAPEDLLDAFAIAEVPEGYGDGETSHPDPCQGCALRPRCFGVRRGYVELYGADELRPR